From Puntigrus tetrazona isolate hp1 chromosome 8, ASM1883169v1, whole genome shotgun sequence, the proteins below share one genomic window:
- the star gene encoding steroidogenic acute regulatory protein, mitochondrial: MLPATFKLCAGISYRHMRNMTGLRKNAIIAIHHELNKLSGPGPSAWLSHIRRRSSLLSSRIPEETYNEAEQCYVQQGQQALQKSISILSDQDGWQTEIESVNGDKVMSKVLPDIGKVFKLEVMLEQKTDDLYEELVDNMEKMGEWNPNVKQVKILQKIGQDTMITHEVSAETPGNVVGPRDFVSVRCAKRRGSSCFLAGMSTQHPGMPEQKGFVRAENGPTCIVMRPSAEDPDKTKFTWLLSLDLKGWIPKTVINRVLSQTQVDFANHLRHRMASSGGVEAAVAC; the protein is encoded by the exons ATGTTGCCTGCAACGTTCAAACTGTGCGCTGGCATTTCCTACAGGCACATGAGAAACATGACAG GTCTGAGGAAGAACGCAATAATTGCGATCCATCATGAGCTGAACAAGCTTTCCGGACCTGGACCTAGTGCCTGGCTCAGCCACATCCGAAGAAGGAGCTCACTGCTCA gCAGTCGGATCCCAGAGGAGACGTACAATGAAGCCGAGCAGTGTTATGTGCAGCAGGGACAGCAAGCTCTGCAGAAGTCCATCAGCATCCTCAGTGACCAGGACGGCTGGCAAACTGAGATCGAGAGT GTCAATGGTGATAAGGTGATGAGTAAAGTATTACCAGACATTGGCAAGGTTTTTAAGTTAGAAGTGATGCTGGAACAGAAGACGGATGATCTGTATGAGGAGCTGGTGGATAACATGGAAAAAATGGGGGAGTGGAACCCAAATGTCAAACAGGTCAAG ATTCTTCAGAAGATCGGTCAGGATACTATGATCACACACGAGGTTTCAGCTGAAACACCTGGGAATGTGGTGGGCCCTCGAGACTTTGTAAGTGTCCGCTGTGCCAAGCGGAGAGGATCTTCATGCTTCCTCGCCGGGATGTCCACTCAGCACCCCGGAATGCCTGAACAGAAAGGGTTTGTAAG GGCTGAGAACGGACCCACCTGTATTGTGATGCGACCAAGTGCAGAAGATCCCGATAAGACAAAATTTACCTGGCTGCTCAGTTTAGATCTTAAG GGTTGGATCCCAAAAACCGTCATCAACCGAGTACTTTCGCAAACCCAGGTGGATTTCGCAAACCATCTCAGGCACAGAATGGCATCCAGTGGTGGTGTGGAGGCAGCCGTTGCTTGCTAA